The following coding sequences are from one Osmia bicornis bicornis chromosome 2, iOsmBic2.1, whole genome shotgun sequence window:
- the LOC114875492 gene encoding shematrin-like protein 1, whose product MACLKIYTVLLLAVIIGIVSAKPGYLGGYGYGYYPFGYGYRYPFYGYGHGFGYYGYPHYGYGHGFGHYGGYH is encoded by the exons ATGGCTTGCCTGAAAATT TACACAGTCCTGCTGCTGGCTGTCATTATCGGTATCGTTTCTGCGAAACCAGGATACCTGGGTGGATACGGATACGGCTACTATCCATTTGGCTATGGCTACAGATACCCATTTTACGGATATGGACACGGTTTCGGATATTATG GCTACCCCCATTATGGTTACGGTCACGGATTCGGTCACTATGGTGGCTATCACTAA
- the LOC114875530 gene encoding calcium homeostasis endoplasmic reticulum protein-like, translated as MHYPLHVSISTLIQSSLTDRKKRKELVLLQITVLCATFWILQDDVYAAKNGLNAEVLTSFAKNVASIISTTLLGEYQEQSTNQLSSSLLKKIQDDPSLLNAENIENESLEEASKFSSNRQRRQARSSKEVRGAFQDGYITPNPLGYSKYYNPEPYKPYEYTANHDGRISGKEDVFNVQTSKNTNVDTRGNSIDADINAASVYYSDRYRYPAGHNSNPVHPAVNSNLHPYFGFQPVYHHSPPQNPGEPGQPSEIEENRNENGRRRPYNLNYQAHFHAPNHRHVGFYPHGRPIEGNGQPSPPVNGQDESNPSRLIDDQNQGQSTLGGYDYSPHFHYRPPYHGGFYHGFPDFPYHPHNVSDNPGYGEQGGNFTGGYPPYGPPGFPDYKYNPYPYYSPFPPYHGPRRPVEPQNPPENSGNGEPNMSPENGQADGNGTVQNRPPYGFPPYGPVYGDFHFPGYPLAGYNGFPYHHFNHGFHNHLFPYFKLGPYPHFPLGPFYNHFGGYHRPYNGRKPMMMPDKPMQDDKSTSENAEGSPPNSDAEMIAESKAEITENKELPSWLFTEEIKKPVSDQSIEKIS; from the exons ATGCATTACCCTCTACACGTGAGTATATCGACGCTAATACAATCCTCGTTGACtgacagaaaaaaaagaaaagagc TTGTTCTATTGCAGATAACGGTACTTTGTGCGACGTTCTGGATCCTTCAGGATGACGTGTACGCTGCAAAAAACGGATTAA ATGCTGAGGTGCTGACATCGTTCGCCAAGAACGTGGCGTCGATCATatcgacgaccttgttgggAGAGTATCAGGAGCAATCGACGAACCAATTATCTTCCAGTCTTCTGAAAAAGATACAGGATGACCCGTCCTTGCTTAATGCTGAGAATATCGAGAATGAGAGTTTAGAAGAGGCGTCGAAATTCTCTTCGAATCGCCAACGGCGGCAAGCACGTTCATCAAAGGAAGTAAGAGGGGCATTCCAAGATGGTTACATAACGCCGAACCCGCTGGGATACTCGAAATATTATAATCCTGAACCTTACAAGCCGTACGAATATACGGCGAACCATGATGGACGAATTTCTGGAAAAGAGGACGTCTTCAACGTTCAAACCTCGAAGAACACCAACGTAGATACCAGAGGCAATTCTATCGATGCAGACATCAATGCAGCTTCTGTTTATTATTCTGATAGATATCGGTATCCTGCTGGACACAATTCTAATCCTGTTCATCCAGCGGTAAATTCGAATCTTCACCCATACTTTGGATTTCAACCTGTTTATCACCATTCGCCACCTCAGAATCCTGGAGAACCAGGTCAACCTTCGGAAATAGAGGAAAATAGAAACGAGAATGGTAGACGTAGACCGTATAATCTGAATTACCAGGCTCATTTTCACGCTCCTAACCACAGACACGTAGGATTCTATCCACATGGAAGACCGATAGAAGGGAACGGTCAACCTTCACCACCGGTAAATGGTCAGGATGAAAGTAATCCATCTAGACTGATCGACGACCAGAATCAAGGCCAATCGACCTTAGGAGGATACGATTATAGTCCTCATTTTCACTACAGACCACCTTACCACGGTGGTTTCTATCATGGTTTTCCTGACTTTCCTTATCACCCTCATAATGTTTCTGATAATCCAGGGTACGGAGAACAAGGAGGTAATTTTACCGGTGGTTATCCACCCTACGGTCCACCAGGTTTTCCTGATTATAAATACAATCCTTATCCTTACTATTCACCCTTTCCCCCGTACCATGGGCCCAGAAGACCCGTCGAACCTCAAAATCCTCCGGAAAATTCTGGTAATGGAGAACCGAATATGTCACCGGAAAACGGACAGGCTGATGGGAATGGAACGGTACAGAATCGACCGCCCTATGGATTTCCACCGTATGGTCCAGTTTATGGAGATTTTCATTTCCCAGGATATCCCTTAGCGGGATATAATGGTTTTCCCTATCATCATTTCAATCATGGGTTCCATAATCACCTGTTTCCATATTTTAAACTGGGTCCTTATCCTCATTTTCCATTGGGTCCTTTTTACAACCACTTTGGTGGTTATCATCGTCCTTATAATGGCAGAAAACCTATGATGATGCCTGATAAGCCCATGCAGGATGATAAGAGTACTAGCGAAAACGCTGAAGGGTCACCTCCGAACAGCGACGCGGAAATGATAGCAGAGAGCAAAGCGGAAATAACTGAAAACAAGGAGCTTCCTTCTTGGCTTTTTAccgaagaaattaaaaagccAGTATCTGATCAATCTATCGAGAAGATATCTTAA
- the LOC114875495 gene encoding uncharacterized protein LOC114875495, translated as MLPLKPVLLFTVIGLLKLSTAAPDSAGIVEMVNGLAYGGIPYGSVTGMVAKYPGFMRQQIQARQLNAFRAVQPLAVNANFGASRLVGVQPQTVQIYNVPGVVGTIRQLGY; from the exons ATGCTTCCTTTAAAG CCTGTTTTGCTATTCACCGTGATTGGTTTGCTCAAGTTATCGACAGCTGCACCGGACAGTGCAGGAATCGTTGAAATGGTGAACGGATTGGCTTATG GTGGAATTCCATATGGAAGTGTAACTGGCATGGTGGCGAAGTACCCGGGATTTATGAGACAACAAATTCAAGCTCGTCAATTGAATGCTTTCCGAGCTGTTCAACCACTAGCTGTCAACGCCAATTTCGGAGCTTCAAGATTAGTGGGAGTGCAACCGCAAACCGTGCAAATTTACAATGTACCAGGTGTCGTTGGCACAATTAGACAGCTAGGATACTGA